TATTATGGAAATAAATTTAACAAGTGATACGGTTACCAAACCTTCTCAAGAAATGTTGGCTGCTATGATGCGTGCCGAAGTTGGGGATGATGTTTTTAGCCAAGATCCAACAGTAATTACCTTACAAAATACTGTTGCTAATTTATTTGGAAAAGAAGCAGCTTTGTTTTTTCCTTCAGGAACAATGGCTAATCAAGCCGCAATAAAATTACATACTCAACCTGGTGAGCAGCTTATTTGTGATCATTTGTCACATGTTTATTTGTTTGAGTCGGGGGGAGCAGCGTTTCATAGCGGGGTAACTTGCGGAACGGTTGTTGGAAATCGCGGTATGATTACCGCAGAACAAGTTTTGGGTAGAATTAATGATCCGAAAGCTTTTTACGAACCTAAATCGGCATTGGTTTGTATTGAAAACACAACAAATAAGGGCGGTGGTGCATGTTATGATGTAGATGAACTTTTAAAAATTAAACAAGTTTGCATCAACAACAATTTAAAATTGCATTTAGATGGTGCCCGATTATGGAATGCCTTGGTAGCTAAAAAACAACATCCTAAAACATTTGGTGATATTTTTGATACTATTTCAGTTTGTTTTTCTAAAGGTTTAGGTGCTCCGGTTGGATCTATGTTAATAGGTGATGCAGAAACTATTCAACGTGCCATTCGCGTTAGAAAATTGATGGGCGGTGGAATGCGACAGGTTGGGTATTTAGCAGCCGGTGCTTTGTATGCTATTCAGCACAATGTTTCAAGATTGGCTCACGATCATGAAAGAGCGAAAGAACTTGGCGCTTGTTTAGCTGCTTTAGATTGGGTTGAGAAAGTGGAAGAAATTGAGACGAATATCGTTATTTTTTCTACCAAACCGCAAGTAGATTATTTGCATGTTATTGAAGCTTTAAAACAGCAAGGCATTTACATTAGTGCTTTAGGAGCTAATACGCTACGCATGGTTACCCATTTAGATTATACGGCAGAAATGCATCAGATTGTATTGCTTAAATTACAGCAGCTTTTTTAAAATAAGAAAAACGGATTGTCAATTTTTTTGACAATCCGTTTTAAGGAATTTATAGTAAGTAGTTTTCGTGAGTTCAGTTGTATTACATGCCCATCATTTCTTCTCCGCCACCCATTTCTTCATTGTTTCTAAAACGTTCTCTTTCGTTTTTAGGGCGGTTAAAACGGTAAGTAAATGTTAGGTTTACTTGTCTTTCTCTCCATTGCATTTCTGAGTTAGAAATAACAGTATCTAAATTGGTTTCAAATCTGCGTTTTCTTGAGTTAAATAAATCTTGTACGTTTAAAGCAATTGTTGCTTTGTCTTTCAATACATCTTTACTAAAGCCAATATTTACACCTGTTTCAGATTTTACTTTTCCTTGTGCACGATCTTGTGGTGCGCGGTACGAAATGTTAGTTTGCCAATCTATTTTACCTGGTAAAGTTACTTTAGATGTTAAACGTGCACTTGCACCAAATGTATTGTTATCAAAATTTTGAGTAATAGATTCGCCTAAAAAGTTAACATAGGTATAATCACCTTTAGATTCGCTTCTGTAAACGTTAATGTTTGCGTTTAAACGCCACCATCTAAATGGGTTGTACATAGCATTAACTTCAGCTCCGTAACGATATTCGGTTGCTAGGTTAATCGGTGAACTTAAAATAACCGGAACACCATCTACAAAAGCACCCGATTCACGCGATACAAATTGATACGCGTTTTCTGTATGGTTTAAATAAGCTGATGCGTTAAAGTTTACTTTTCCAAACTTGGTCATATAACCTAAATCAAAAGAATTGGTTTTAGAAGGATCTAAATCTGGATTACCTTGAAATAAATTAATGTTTGATGAATAGTTAGAAAACGGATTTAGCATGCGCCCTCTAGGACGATTAATTCGGCGGCTGTAGCTTACCGAAACGTTAGATTTTTCGTTTAATTCATAAGCTAAAAATGCACTTGGGAAAAAATCGTTGTAACGTTTGGTGTTGTAGTTCTGAGAAATTAATTCGTTTACGTTAATTTTAGAATCTTCCCAACGTAAACCTACCAAATAAGAAAACTTGTTGATT
This genomic window from Flavobacterium agricola contains:
- a CDS encoding threonine aldolase family protein → MEINLTSDTVTKPSQEMLAAMMRAEVGDDVFSQDPTVITLQNTVANLFGKEAALFFPSGTMANQAAIKLHTQPGEQLICDHLSHVYLFESGGAAFHSGVTCGTVVGNRGMITAEQVLGRINDPKAFYEPKSALVCIENTTNKGGGACYDVDELLKIKQVCINNNLKLHLDGARLWNALVAKKQHPKTFGDIFDTISVCFSKGLGAPVGSMLIGDAETIQRAIRVRKLMGGGMRQVGYLAAGALYAIQHNVSRLAHDHERAKELGACLAALDWVEKVEEIETNIVIFSTKPQVDYLHVIEALKQQGIYISALGANTLRMVTHLDYTAEMHQIVLLKLQQLF